The following nucleotide sequence is from Bradyrhizobium roseum.
CCCATCGCAATCCACACAAAAATGGGACTCAAAGTCCGTGGACCCAAAGTCCCCAACGCGGCCCCCTTCCCCCTATGGAAGACGGGACGAGAATCATTCAGGTAGTGGCAGAGACGGTTCGGCGGGCCCGGAAGGCGGCTGGCCTCTCCCAAGAGGATCTGGCGCTCGAAGCGGACGTCGACCGGACTTACATCTCTCAGGTGGAGCGCGGAAAGCGTAACGTGACGATTGTCGTTTTGGCTCGCATTGCGAAGGCCCTGAAGACGACGCCTGATCGATTGTTGGTGCCAGTGCGGAAAGCGAAGTCCTAGCCACAATTGATCGAAGAGAGCTTTGCGGGAAGACCTAGCGAGCGCTCTGCGCTAGACACATCAATCGAGACGGTGGGGATTAGGCATTACGAGATTCGAAGCAACTCCAAGTCAGTCTCACCTCTGATAATAACCGAAGCTATGTTTAGAGAACTCAGCCTTGCGGATGGTGGGCTTCATGAGATCCTCGGAATCGCAGAGAAATTCCATGTTCTTATGCAAAACTACGCCGAGTTCGAAGCCGCACTCTTCGGCGAGGCATTCAGGGCAGTTATGTTTAACGCCAACGATTGGTCAGAACTGGTGGCGCGACACTTAATAAGTAGGCGCCTGCTAAATCTTCTGTCTTCTACAAGACTGTACCTAGATGCGCTGCCACAACATGGCAAGCGGGTCTTTCAGACTAAGCCAATTTCAGACTAAGCCAAAAGACTTGGCGCGATTGAGATCATCTATCTCCCAGTCCTACGATAGCTCTCTGGGATACCGAGTTATGGAGGCTCTCAGAAACTATGCCCAGCATCGGGATTTGCCCGTACACATTTTGGCTTCGAAGCGCGGGCCCAATAGAAAGGAAGTAGGGCTGGGTTTTCAAGCAGTTCCCAAACTCGATTTGTTGCGGCTCTCGCAGGATCAGGCTTTCAAACGTTCGGTGCTGACGGAATTGGCTCAGTACAAACGTTCTACAGCACTTACGCCCTTCGTGCGAGACTACATAAGGCAGTTGGCAAAGGTACACAGGCAGTTTCGATTTCTGAGTAAGGAATTAAAAGATGATTGGAACGCAACTATCGGACGCGGCCTAGCTGAATTTATTGGTTCAGGACGCTTCAGACGACCTCCGCGCGAGATTTGGGCTGTCGCAAAAGAACAGCATCGCCTAGTTCAGACGATTGACTTGTTTTACTCAGCCCGTTCGTACGGATTGGAAGAAAATACGAGGCAGGTAAGCAAAATTGCGCACCAAAATCTGAGTTGGTAAAGGTCTTGCTGAGATCAACGCGTTGCAAGACGACGCCTGATCGACTGGTGGTGCCGGCGCGGATATCGAAGGGCTGAAGTTACACAGATGCTTGGGAGCCGCGGTCGATCCCTCCCGCAGATCTCACGGGCACGCCGTACCTAGAATTCGTCTCTTGGCTACCTACCTCTTTTTGATTGCATCTAGCGCGCTACGTGGCATAGTTATGCGCATTTAGCGTGTATTTCATTTTCCGGAGGCGGAAATGTCTGAACAGCCTCTAACGAATGGGTCCTCGAAACAGAGGGCTCCTGAATTACCCGGCGGCCTACTAAACCGATTGAAGCAGACATACTGGAACTTGTATCGTTATGTGCGACCGTTGAGCGGCGCCGAAGTCGAGGCAACTATTCAGGCTTGGCGGCAAGACCTGGGACCAAATTCTGCAAGTCCAGAAGGCAACATACGCCCCTTAAGTGTGCCCAATAGATGCTGCGTCATGAACATCCCCGGTGTGGGTGAGAGGTGCAGCATCGAACCATCAAGTGATTACGAGTGCAGACGATTGGCGGAACGTTTCCATCGCGACGCAACCGCAAGATTCTATCCAGCTCCTTGCAGAGCCAATTGCCCACGGCTCAGATGAAGGGATAGCGAATGTCTCCGCGCTGGCAAACGGCAGCAATCCTCGCGCTTCCGGTGATACTTGCAAATTGCGCGTCCGTCGTGCCTCGGTATGACGTTCCCATTGATCCGAACACCGGAAGCCCAACCGTATCATCAATCGTAAGAAGGTTAAAATGCGAACTCGCCAATCTAGTTGCTCCTGGCGCACCGCATGAATTCGAGTTACTCACGGGCCAATATGAAGTCGGCGTACAGCTCGATCTGACCGTCAACGATACAGGTGGTCTCGCGCCGTCGGTGAGTTATGTGAGTGGTCCATTTTCTTTTGGTCTTGGTGCTAAGTTCGAACAATCCAGAGAGCAATTTTTTTCTCAGAAGCTTTTTTTCTCGCTGTTGGATCTCAGAGATGAGATTGATGATAACGAAGCTGCATTCAGAGCCGGGAACAGCAGTGTGAGGCTTACCGACTGTGATGGCTACGCCGATACGAATCTCGCAGGCAACTTGGGGATCAAGCAGGCCGTCGATATGGCGCTTGGATCAAATTACCTAAGGACCACCGCAACTCTCTCAGACCAGGGTGCCTTCGGTGGTTACATCAACTTTCTAGTTACAAAAAATCTCAACTCAGTTGGTCCAATGTGGACGCTGACGCACTTTACCGGACCCGGCGGACTTGGTTCACTTTCGGAGGTCAACACCGATAAGCTGACTTTTGCATTTGCCGTACCAGACGTGCCGCTCACTGCCGAACAGCTCGCCAAGCGCGAGCGAGCAAGGAAGCAAGGAAGGCAGAGACCGGTCACCAGCGTCCAACAGC
It contains:
- a CDS encoding helix-turn-helix domain-containing protein, which produces MEDGTRIIQVVAETVRRARKAAGLSQEDLALEADVDRTYISQVERGKRNVTIVVLARIAKALKTTPDRLLVPVRKAKS